From Chengkuizengella sediminis, one genomic window encodes:
- the yjcZ gene encoding sporulation protein YjcZ, with the protein MSAYTSYSGNGLAFVLVLFILLIIIIYSALEIAEAG; encoded by the coding sequence ATGAGTGCATATACTAGTTATAGTGGAAATGGCTTAGCTTTCGTATTAGTTCTTTTTATTCTATTAATTATCATTATATATTCTGCACTTGAAATTGCAGAGGCTGGATAA